A single Alteribacter lacisalsi DNA region contains:
- a CDS encoding glucoamylase family protein — MKKVLSIMLTAVLVFALLPSTQHAQPPHEGHPPGHEVALEKQLNAIAKKTYKYFEDFTDEETGLTYDIVRLDEDEEGKHTSPTNIGLYMMSVISAEEMGFVTRDEAIEKISKTISSLQEMETWNGLYYNWYFTDDASLMTDWGQFISQVDNGWLTAGLVVVAEAYEELEEDALALAEGMDYSTLYDSDENLFHGGYDAETGSLTDHHYGAFYTEPRITSYLAIGKGDVPAEHWWHMHRTFPPEWDWQSQIPQGYDVEYDGVTFFQGHYEHNDIKYVPSWGGSMFEALMPGLLVKEKELGTDALGLNNHRHVELQIAHAEEEGYPVWGFSPAAVPGDYQEFGVPAGGMEGYPEDGTVTPHASFLALEYAPMDVFDNFKELRSMGLYGPYGFYDTVNVHTGEVTEAYLALDQGMIMLSIANFNHDGLIKNYFHENEIGSNPEHLLEREEFSINE, encoded by the coding sequence ATGAAAAAGGTATTGAGCATCATGTTAACCGCTGTTCTCGTTTTTGCACTGCTGCCATCCACGCAGCATGCCCAGCCGCCGCACGAAGGGCATCCACCCGGACATGAGGTTGCACTTGAAAAGCAGCTGAACGCCATTGCGAAGAAAACCTACAAGTATTTCGAGGATTTTACCGATGAAGAAACAGGTCTCACCTATGATATTGTCCGCCTGGATGAAGACGAAGAAGGAAAGCATACATCACCGACGAACATCGGTCTTTATATGATGAGCGTCATTTCAGCGGAAGAGATGGGCTTTGTTACTAGAGATGAAGCCATTGAGAAAATCAGCAAAACGATCAGCAGTCTTCAGGAAATGGAAACGTGGAACGGCCTGTACTACAACTGGTACTTCACGGACGATGCGAGCCTGATGACAGACTGGGGACAGTTTATCTCACAGGTGGATAACGGCTGGCTTACGGCAGGGCTCGTTGTTGTAGCAGAAGCCTACGAAGAGCTTGAAGAAGATGCCCTGGCCCTTGCAGAAGGAATGGATTATTCCACGCTTTACGATTCTGATGAGAACCTGTTCCACGGCGGCTACGACGCGGAAACAGGCAGCCTGACGGATCACCATTACGGCGCTTTTTACACGGAACCGAGAATCACAAGCTATCTTGCAATCGGGAAAGGCGATGTTCCTGCGGAGCACTGGTGGCACATGCACCGTACCTTCCCGCCTGAGTGGGACTGGCAGAGCCAGATTCCACAGGGATATGACGTAGAATACGACGGCGTGACTTTCTTCCAGGGGCATTACGAGCACAACGATATCAAGTATGTGCCAAGCTGGGGCGGAAGCATGTTTGAAGCCTTAATGCCGGGACTGCTTGTAAAAGAGAAAGAGCTTGGTACAGACGCACTTGGACTGAATAACCACCGACATGTTGAACTGCAGATCGCGCATGCGGAAGAAGAAGGCTATCCGGTATGGGGCTTCTCACCGGCAGCGGTCCCTGGTGACTATCAGGAATTCGGCGTGCCTGCCGGCGGTATGGAAGGCTATCCTGAAGATGGCACCGTAACACCACATGCGTCCTTCCTTGCACTTGAATATGCACCGATGGACGTGTTTGATAACTTTAAAGAACTCCGCAGCATGGGACTTTACGGGCCGTACGGTTTCTATGACACCGTAAATGTCCATACTGGTGAAGTGACAGAGGCGTATCTGGCCCTCGATCAGGGCATGATCATGCTCTCGATCGCCAACTTTAACCATGACGGCCTGATCAAAAACTATTTCCACGAAAACGAAATCGGATCCAACCCGGAACACCTGCTTGAAAGAGAAGAATTTTCGATTAACGAGTAG
- a CDS encoding sugar ABC transporter substrate-binding protein has translation MKFKKSLAMFAGISVIAAAGCGNDDGNDNGGDQAGNGETVTLDVWAMGEEGNRLGSFVEDFENEHDNIEINVQAIPWDNAHDNLLTAVASGNGPDVLQLGTTWVAEFAGAGAFLDLSEYADEYDVISNDDFFEGALDTTVYDDAVYGVPWYVDTRVLFYRSDILEEHGFSEPPQNWDEMLEVSLELADRGDGMYGYDIDQNDQLVPPIFAWQNGWEFNEEAAEENFADPAFREAMEYYHTFFAEELVQVTEGTPIEQGFEEGSKPMFSSGPWMVNILRDSAPDIDGDWDVAMLPGSERNASAIGGSHLSVFAETEHPEESLEFISYMSQPETQVEWFKETNTLPARQSAWDDEELQEDEKLAVFGDQLEEAVAPPVLSEWENVAQDLLSSLERINRGGADLDEELDNFQQQAERRLN, from the coding sequence ATGAAATTTAAAAAGAGCTTAGCCATGTTTGCCGGTATTTCCGTCATTGCAGCAGCCGGCTGCGGAAACGATGATGGTAATGATAACGGTGGCGACCAGGCCGGAAACGGCGAAACAGTCACTCTCGACGTATGGGCGATGGGTGAGGAAGGAAACCGCCTCGGGTCTTTTGTAGAAGACTTTGAAAACGAACACGACAATATCGAAATCAATGTCCAGGCAATTCCGTGGGATAACGCCCACGATAACCTGCTCACAGCCGTAGCCTCCGGTAACGGACCGGACGTTCTCCAGCTTGGAACGACCTGGGTGGCGGAATTCGCAGGCGCAGGGGCTTTCCTTGACCTGTCCGAATACGCAGACGAGTACGACGTCATCAGCAACGACGATTTCTTTGAAGGCGCTCTTGATACAACTGTTTACGATGACGCTGTATACGGTGTGCCATGGTATGTAGATACCCGTGTCCTATTCTACCGCTCCGACATCCTTGAAGAGCACGGATTCAGCGAGCCGCCGCAGAACTGGGATGAAATGCTTGAAGTGTCCCTTGAGCTTGCCGACCGTGGTGACGGCATGTACGGCTATGATATCGATCAGAATGACCAGCTCGTTCCGCCGATCTTTGCATGGCAGAACGGATGGGAATTTAACGAGGAAGCAGCAGAGGAGAACTTTGCCGATCCTGCATTCAGAGAAGCGATGGAGTACTACCACACGTTCTTCGCTGAAGAGCTCGTTCAGGTAACAGAAGGTACGCCAATTGAGCAGGGCTTTGAAGAAGGCAGCAAGCCGATGTTCTCGAGCGGTCCGTGGATGGTCAACATCCTTCGTGACAGTGCACCGGACATTGACGGCGACTGGGATGTAGCGATGCTTCCGGGCAGCGAGCGAAACGCTTCTGCCATCGGCGGCTCCCACCTGAGTGTGTTTGCTGAAACTGAGCATCCGGAGGAGTCCCTCGAGTTTATCTCCTATATGTCCCAGCCTGAAACACAGGTTGAATGGTTCAAAGAGACAAACACACTGCCGGCTCGTCAGTCCGCTTGGGATGACGAAGAGCTTCAGGAAGACGAAAAGCTTGCCGTCTTTGGCGATCAGCTTGAAGAAGCCGTAGCACCACCGGTACTAAGCGAGTGGGAAAACGTGGCCCAGGATCTGCTTTCATCACTTGAGCGGATTAACCGCGGCGGTGCCGACCTTGACGAAGAACTGGACAACTTCCAGCAGCAGGCCGAAAGACGCCTGAACTAA
- a CDS encoding endo-1,4-beta-xylanase has translation MLKSYKTYIVTGLAVTVLAGSMGLSAAAQGNQAKTGVFGENGKGNGKPAPFAWQVDSLADRYEASFDIGAAVEPFQLNGRKGKILKHHYNSLVAENAMKPISLQPEEGEWDWEGADRIVDFARKHDMELRFHTLVWHNQVPDWFFMDEAGNPMTEETDPEKRETNKNLLLDRLETHIKTVVERYKDDVTSWDVVNEVIDDGTPNDRGLRESVWYQITGDEYIKTAFETAREYAGEDAKLFINDYNTEVQPKRDHLYNFVQDLLEDGVPIDGVGHQAHIQIDWPTLEEIEDSFNLFTDLGLDNQVTELDVSLYGWPPVPAYEDYDDIEESRIEAQADRYEALFDLYEDLGADISSVTFWGIADNHTWLDDRATEYNPGERIDAPFVFDHNYRVKPAFWRIID, from the coding sequence ATGCTTAAATCTTATAAAACCTATATCGTTACAGGTCTTGCTGTAACTGTTTTAGCTGGAAGTATGGGACTCAGCGCTGCAGCCCAGGGAAATCAGGCAAAAACGGGGGTATTTGGCGAGAATGGCAAGGGCAATGGAAAGCCCGCTCCTTTTGCCTGGCAGGTTGATTCTCTTGCTGACCGTTACGAAGCGTCCTTCGACATCGGGGCAGCAGTGGAACCGTTTCAGTTAAACGGAAGAAAGGGAAAAATTCTGAAACACCATTACAACAGCCTTGTGGCGGAGAATGCCATGAAGCCCATTTCTCTCCAGCCTGAAGAAGGAGAGTGGGACTGGGAAGGGGCAGACAGGATAGTCGACTTTGCCCGTAAACATGACATGGAACTGCGCTTTCATACCCTCGTATGGCATAATCAGGTCCCTGACTGGTTTTTCATGGATGAAGCAGGAAACCCGATGACTGAGGAAACAGATCCGGAAAAAAGAGAGACGAATAAAAATCTCCTGCTGGACCGTCTGGAAACTCATATCAAAACGGTTGTTGAGCGGTATAAAGACGACGTTACTTCATGGGATGTAGTGAACGAAGTTATTGACGACGGCACGCCGAATGACAGAGGTCTCCGTGAGTCCGTCTGGTACCAGATTACCGGTGACGAATACATTAAAACCGCATTTGAAACCGCAAGGGAGTACGCCGGGGAGGATGCGAAGCTTTTCATTAATGACTATAACACCGAAGTGCAGCCAAAAAGAGATCACCTGTACAACTTTGTACAGGATCTGCTGGAAGACGGAGTTCCCATTGACGGTGTCGGACACCAGGCTCATATTCAGATCGACTGGCCGACACTTGAAGAAATAGAAGATTCCTTTAACCTTTTCACTGATCTGGGGCTGGACAATCAGGTTACGGAACTGGATGTGAGCTTATACGGCTGGCCTCCGGTACCCGCCTATGAGGACTATGACGACATAGAAGAAAGCCGAATCGAAGCGCAGGCTGATCGTTACGAAGCGTTATTCGACCTGTACGAAGATCTTGGTGCGGACATCAGCAGCGTGACGTTCTGGGGTATTGCCGATAACCATACGTGGCTCGATGACCGCGCCACAGAGTACAACCCGGGAGAAAGAATCGATGCCCCGTTTGTTTTTGACCATAACTACAGAGTAAAGCCGGCTTTCTGGAGAATCATAGACTGA
- a CDS encoding glycoside hydrolase family 3 N-terminal domain-containing protein, protein MNQSKLHELINEMTIEEKAAQMSQVVSSLINENSGKGKITGPFAGMEVAKEDMSGSGSILGAAGADDLRALQKEYMERSRFSIPLLFMADVIHGYKTVFPVPLALGCTWDPEAVEESAAIAAEEAAAAGLHVTFSPMVDLVRDPRWGRVMESTGEDPYLNGVFARAFVRGYQGDDLEGDSTKLAACVKHFAAYGAPEGGRDYNTVDMSERQLREYYLPAYEAALDEGAELVMTAFNTVAGIPATSNKWLMRDVLRKEMGFDGILISDWGAVQEAIPHGVAADNKEAARKTVEAGVDIEMMTPCYVQHLKTLVQENVVSEALLDEAVLRILKLKQKLGLFDNPYRGADRELQEAVTLSEANRKAARETAAKSCVLLKNNGALPLQKDQRVALIGPFAESRDLMGPWSIFGSEDDVVTVRTGVSEKLSSAPNVAQGCDIEAVTYDQVQEAVEMASDADVIVLALGEHSEMSGEAGSRTDIRLPEAQLQLVAELKKLGKPIVTVLFNGRPLDLHGVIEESDSVLEAWYPGTEGGRAVADLLFGDTNPSGKLTMSFPYNVGQVPVYYNSFNTGRPKDQIAPEDRFASKYLDAPNEPLFPFGYGLSYTSFDYSNLQLSSGVIKENGKIQVSVDVTNTGTAAGEETVQLYVRDLVGEVVRPVKELKGFRKVQLKPGETGQVVFEVDEQVLKYHHSDLTFACDPGEFIVSVGPDSRNTEERRFSYQPAGQRG, encoded by the coding sequence ATGAACCAATCAAAACTGCACGAACTCATAAACGAAATGACAATAGAAGAAAAAGCGGCGCAAATGTCGCAGGTGGTGTCTTCTTTAATAAATGAAAACAGCGGCAAAGGAAAAATTACCGGCCCGTTTGCCGGAATGGAAGTGGCAAAGGAAGACATGAGCGGGAGCGGCTCCATCCTCGGAGCAGCAGGCGCAGACGACCTCCGCGCACTCCAGAAGGAATACATGGAGCGAAGCCGCTTCAGCATTCCCCTTCTGTTTATGGCTGATGTGATTCACGGCTATAAAACCGTTTTTCCAGTCCCGCTCGCTCTGGGGTGCACGTGGGATCCGGAAGCGGTGGAGGAAAGTGCAGCGATCGCCGCAGAAGAAGCGGCAGCAGCCGGCCTGCACGTTACATTTTCCCCGATGGTTGACCTCGTGCGAGATCCACGCTGGGGACGCGTGATGGAGTCGACCGGGGAGGACCCGTATCTAAACGGCGTGTTTGCCCGTGCCTTTGTCCGCGGCTATCAGGGTGACGACCTTGAAGGGGATTCCACCAAACTGGCAGCCTGCGTGAAGCACTTTGCCGCGTATGGGGCTCCGGAAGGCGGACGGGATTATAACACCGTTGATATGTCAGAACGCCAGCTCCGGGAGTACTACCTGCCGGCGTATGAAGCGGCCCTGGACGAAGGAGCCGAACTAGTGATGACCGCGTTTAACACGGTCGCCGGAATTCCGGCAACGAGCAACAAATGGCTCATGCGCGACGTGCTTCGAAAAGAGATGGGTTTTGACGGCATTCTCATTTCCGACTGGGGTGCCGTACAGGAAGCGATTCCTCATGGCGTGGCCGCTGACAATAAGGAAGCGGCGCGCAAAACGGTGGAAGCCGGAGTGGACATCGAAATGATGACCCCATGCTACGTACAGCACCTCAAAACGCTCGTGCAAGAGAACGTTGTCTCCGAAGCGCTGCTCGATGAAGCCGTGCTCAGAATATTGAAGCTCAAACAAAAACTCGGCCTGTTTGATAACCCGTACCGCGGGGCAGACCGGGAGCTGCAAGAAGCAGTGACCCTGTCTGAAGCCAACCGCAAAGCCGCACGGGAGACAGCAGCCAAATCGTGCGTCCTCCTGAAAAATAACGGGGCGCTGCCGCTGCAAAAAGACCAGCGCGTTGCTCTGATCGGTCCGTTTGCGGAAAGCAGGGATCTGATGGGGCCGTGGTCCATCTTCGGTTCTGAAGATGACGTAGTGACGGTTAGAACCGGTGTGAGCGAGAAGCTCTCATCAGCGCCGAATGTTGCACAAGGCTGCGACATCGAAGCAGTAACATACGACCAGGTGCAGGAAGCTGTTGAGATGGCATCCGATGCGGACGTGATCGTGCTGGCTCTGGGTGAACACTCGGAGATGAGCGGCGAAGCAGGAAGCCGGACCGATATCAGGCTGCCGGAAGCCCAGCTGCAGCTGGTAGCAGAGCTGAAAAAGCTCGGCAAACCAATCGTGACCGTTCTGTTCAACGGACGGCCTCTTGATCTGCACGGTGTGATCGAAGAATCAGACTCAGTCCTTGAAGCGTGGTATCCGGGAACAGAAGGGGGCCGTGCGGTCGCTGATCTTCTGTTTGGCGACACAAACCCTTCCGGAAAACTGACCATGAGCTTTCCATACAATGTGGGTCAGGTGCCGGTGTACTACAACTCGTTTAACACGGGACGGCCGAAGGATCAGATTGCCCCTGAGGACCGGTTCGCCTCCAAATATCTGGACGCACCGAACGAGCCGTTATTCCCATTCGGATACGGCCTGAGCTATACCTCGTTCGACTATTCAAACCTGCAGCTATCCTCCGGAGTGATAAAGGAAAACGGGAAGATTCAGGTGAGTGTGGATGTGACCAACACAGGCACAGCTGCCGGTGAGGAAACGGTCCAGCTGTACGTCCGCGATCTTGTCGGGGAAGTGGTCCGTCCGGTAAAAGAGCTGAAAGGATTCCGGAAAGTGCAGCTTAAGCCGGGTGAAACCGGACAGGTGGTTTTTGAAGTAGACGAACAGGTCCTCAAGTACCACCACAGCGATTTGACGTTTGCGTGTGACCCGGGGGAGTTTATCGTCAGTGTGGGTCCAGACAGCAGAAATACAGAGGAACGCCGTTTTTCCTATCAGCCAGCAGGTCAGAGAGGATAA
- a CDS encoding GntR family transcriptional regulator, which produces MKTKYSYVKSEIKSKIMQGYFQPHEKVGSENELLREYGVSRHTIRKAIDELVNEGWIYKKQGAGTFCAEWSAEVDVKEGTKNIAVITTYFSDYIFPTIIRGAERIFKKHGYQVTVFSTNNDHEEERRCLEAVLSQQFDGIIIEPTKSALPNPNINYYLNLERLNIPYVMINAYYEELEPVHVIMDDVEGGRLQTDHLLELGHERILGIFKNDDIQGMKRMKGFIKAHRDRGATLSPQNIVTFTTETRETVPVNELKRKLKESDAPPTAVVCYNDQLALNLLHVLRELKLAVPQRISIVGFDDSFLSTASEVKLTTIEHPKEELGMEAARTVIRMIEMARSSSKVETVQPVVFPASLIQRQSTEEIRQKEPQ; this is translated from the coding sequence GTGAAAACAAAATACAGCTATGTAAAATCAGAGATAAAATCAAAAATTATGCAGGGGTATTTTCAGCCCCATGAAAAGGTCGGATCTGAAAATGAGCTCCTGAGAGAATATGGGGTAAGCAGGCATACGATCCGAAAAGCCATTGATGAACTGGTTAATGAGGGATGGATCTACAAGAAACAGGGGGCAGGAACGTTTTGTGCAGAATGGTCTGCAGAAGTAGATGTAAAAGAAGGAACAAAGAATATTGCGGTCATTACGACCTACTTCTCCGATTACATCTTTCCTACCATCATTCGAGGGGCAGAGCGGATTTTCAAAAAGCACGGTTATCAGGTCACGGTATTCAGTACCAATAATGATCACGAGGAAGAAAGGCGGTGTCTGGAAGCTGTCTTATCCCAGCAGTTTGACGGCATTATCATCGAACCTACTAAAAGTGCACTCCCCAACCCGAACATTAACTATTATCTTAACCTGGAGCGCCTTAACATCCCGTATGTGATGATAAACGCTTACTATGAAGAACTCGAACCGGTTCATGTAATTATGGATGATGTGGAAGGGGGAAGGCTCCAGACGGACCATTTACTGGAGTTAGGCCACGAACGTATTTTAGGCATCTTTAAGAACGACGACATTCAGGGTATGAAGAGAATGAAAGGGTTTATTAAGGCTCATCGAGACAGAGGAGCGACCTTGAGCCCTCAGAACATCGTTACGTTTACGACCGAAACGAGGGAGACGGTTCCGGTCAACGAGCTGAAAAGAAAATTAAAGGAATCCGATGCACCGCCGACAGCGGTCGTCTGTTACAATGACCAGCTTGCACTGAATCTGCTCCATGTTCTTCGTGAACTTAAACTGGCCGTGCCCCAGCGTATATCGATTGTCGGGTTTGACGATTCATTCCTGTCCACTGCTTCCGAAGTTAAGCTCACAACGATTGAACATCCAAAAGAAGAGCTGGGAATGGAAGCGGCCCGCACAGTTATCAGAATGATTGAGATGGCCCGCAGTTCCTCAAAAGTAGAGACGGTTCAGCCGGTAGTCTTTCCTGCATCCCTTATCCAGCGCCAGTCAACAGAGGAAATAAGACAAAAAGAACCCCAATAA
- a CDS encoding carbohydrate ABC transporter permease, which translates to MFIGPAVLLLIAFSFIPILISLLISFTDMNLIGLRNWDMVDTVGLENFIALFQDPLFHTAIFNTLVYVSIGVPLVIICSLGVALLLNYMTSKLFTFFRVLFYVPSITNIVAIAVVWGFLYNMDVGLFNFILNSLGLGKVPWLEHPFIAKISLIILAVWKGIGINMLIYLAALQSIPKSFYEAADMDGANKFQKLRYITIPSLSYATFFVTVTTLIGWLQFFEEPFVMTGGGPLDGTMSMALFIYERGFQYNEFGYAAAASLILFVFIIVATLIQFTFNKSKEN; encoded by the coding sequence ATGTTTATCGGGCCTGCGGTTCTGCTCCTGATTGCCTTTTCATTTATCCCGATTCTGATCAGTCTGCTGATCAGCTTTACCGATATGAACCTGATCGGCCTCAGAAATTGGGACATGGTGGACACGGTAGGCCTTGAGAATTTCATCGCTCTCTTCCAGGATCCACTGTTTCACACCGCAATTTTTAACACGCTTGTGTATGTAAGTATCGGTGTTCCATTAGTCATTATCTGTTCACTTGGTGTTGCTCTTCTTCTTAATTATATGACCAGTAAACTATTCACATTTTTCCGGGTACTCTTTTATGTGCCATCCATCACAAACATTGTGGCAATTGCGGTTGTCTGGGGTTTCCTTTACAACATGGATGTGGGTCTGTTCAACTTTATCCTGAACAGTCTCGGCTTAGGAAAAGTGCCTTGGCTTGAACACCCGTTCATTGCAAAAATCTCGTTAATCATTCTCGCTGTCTGGAAAGGGATCGGGATTAACATGCTCATTTACCTGGCCGCACTTCAGTCGATTCCGAAAAGCTTCTATGAAGCAGCGGATATGGATGGTGCGAACAAATTCCAGAAGCTCAGATACATTACGATTCCTTCACTCAGTTATGCGACCTTTTTTGTCACAGTTACAACGCTCATCGGCTGGCTGCAGTTTTTCGAGGAGCCGTTTGTCATGACAGGCGGGGGACCGCTTGACGGCACAATGTCGATGGCCCTGTTTATTTATGAGCGCGGGTTCCAGTATAACGAATTCGGCTACGCCGCGGCAGCATCACTGATCCTGTTCGTGTTTATCATTGTGGCTACACTTATTCAGTTTACGTTTAATAAATCGAAAGAGAATTGA
- a CDS encoding carbohydrate ABC transporter permease — protein MFVTSVLVVGGFLVSIPFIWMILSSFKSEREARTMPPTFWPQEFTFEHYINLFQNLNFGTYFTNTMIIVLFAMLGLLFNTMAGYGFAKFNFKGKEIVFLGVLATMMIPAQVSMIPVYLLLNQMSLTNTMAGIILPGLIAAFNIFLIRQFMTTIPNDLIESARIDGAKEFRIFFQIILPLSKPVLAVQAILTFVGAWNSFLWPLIVANDQALYTLSVGLALLQGQHSSSFALQMAGATVMVIPVLILFIFVQRYIVEGFNTTGIK, from the coding sequence ATGTTCGTCACATCCGTTTTAGTTGTCGGTGGATTCCTGGTCTCGATCCCGTTTATCTGGATGATCCTGAGTTCCTTTAAATCTGAAAGGGAAGCGCGCACGATGCCTCCTACATTCTGGCCGCAGGAGTTCACCTTTGAGCACTATATCAATCTCTTTCAGAATCTGAACTTCGGCACGTATTTTACGAATACGATGATCATCGTGCTTTTTGCCATGCTCGGTCTCCTGTTTAACACGATGGCCGGCTACGGGTTCGCGAAGTTCAATTTTAAAGGAAAAGAAATTGTGTTTCTCGGTGTGCTGGCCACGATGATGATTCCGGCACAGGTGTCCATGATCCCGGTTTACCTCCTGTTAAACCAGATGAGCCTCACCAACACGATGGCAGGGATTATCCTGCCCGGCTTAATTGCCGCCTTCAACATCTTTTTGATACGGCAGTTTATGACGACGATCCCGAACGATCTGATCGAATCGGCCAGGATTGACGGGGCAAAGGAATTCCGGATTTTCTTTCAGATTATCCTGCCTCTTTCCAAGCCGGTCCTTGCAGTACAGGCGATTCTCACCTTTGTAGGTGCCTGGAACAGCTTCCTCTGGCCGCTCATTGTGGCAAACGATCAGGCGTTATATACCCTTTCCGTCGGGCTTGCTCTCCTGCAGGGACAGCATTCAAGCAGTTTCGCCCTGCAGATGGCCGGTGCAACCGTCATGGTCATTCCGGTACTGATCCTGTTCATCTTCGTACAGCGGTATATCGTCGAAGGGTTCAATACGACGGGGATTAAGTAG